AACCACAAGCTGCCCAGTAGATCATCAATAGTTTTCCGCCCAGACGGATTAAGCGGAAACTAGCGCCAAGACCGACTGTTGTGAAAAACGTCAGCATAAATAAGTTTTGCAAAGAAGTGTCCAATGTAAAACTCAGTAAATTGAAGTACTTTAAAATAGTCGCTAAAATTGCGAACAGTAAACCGCCGACAACAGGGGCAGGGATACAGAATTTCTGGAGAAAGCCGACTTTACGGACTAACATCGTACCCAGTGTTAGGAGAGCTAACGCTAAAAATAGCGTAGTGATTTGATTTAGCTCAATTGTCATGTGTTTCGACCTCCCAGCAATGCAAAGATTGCTTCATTTGTAAGATAAGCCCCGAGCTTAACCGTTTGATTATGATGGTCAAGTGACGGATTGATTTCGGAAATGTCGAATGAAAGAGTTTTCTTATGCGATGCAACAGTTTGTATGAAAGAGCGTACAATCAACGGATCCAATCCGAAGGGAGACGGCGCACTGACACCTGGAGCAAACGCAGAGTTCAAGACATCCGAGCATAATGTTAACAAAATAGCGTCCTGTTTTTCAATGAATAACTGTATTTTTTGTAATGTATCGTCTAAAGGACTTGTCGTAATCTGTTGTTCTGTGACATATGTCACGCCTTTTGCATCGGCTTCCGCGAACAATGCGTCCGTATTGCCGAATTCTTGAATCCCCAGCACGAGGTAATCCACATTCGGATCAGCGTCAAGCATCTGCTTGAACATCGTGCCTGAAGAAGGTTGTTCATCGTAGCCACGCAAATCGAAATGAGCGTCAATATTTATGACACCAAGTTTCGCGTCAGGACCAAGAAAGTCTCGAACTCCTGTATAATGACCGTAAGCGGTTTCATGTCCACCGCCTAAAATGACAGGCTTCGTATGATACTGAAGGCTCTTTTGAACGACTGCACCTAATTCAGCTTGCGCTTGTTCTAGCTGATCGTCTTCACACACGACAGTCCCTATATCAACTAGCTGACAGTTAGCAGGCAAGCGCCAAGGTAGTTTCGCTAGTTCGTTA
This window of the Sporosarcina ureae genome carries:
- the hutG gene encoding formimidoylglutamase produces the protein MLVPSNEKYWTGRTDHETDRASFRMHQIIQFSELKESATNKTCTLIGFSSEEGVRRNNGRLGAAEGPNALRNELAKLPWRLPANCQLVDIGTVVCEDDQLEQAQAELGAVVQKSLQYHTKPVILGGGHETAYGHYTGVRDFLGPDAKLGVINIDAHFDLRGYDEQPSSGTMFKQMLDADPNVDYLVLGIQEFGNTDALFAEADAKGVTYVTEQQITTSPLDDTLQKIQLFIEKQDAILLTLCSDVLNSAFAPGVSAPSPFGLDPLIVRSFIQTVASHKKTLSFDISEINPSLDHHNQTVKLGAYLTNEAIFALLGGRNT